Proteins encoded within one genomic window of Lysinibacillus louembei:
- a CDS encoding RNA polymerase II, with product MKFAISFFVILVTTISALLFMQFQVYSDHIDLNEHTFNYSQEIEIVYRGESLDIRHHFKNLPNSEIAIVWPNKAENASCFIETEYSCSRLSEDLNTFNSGENGTQSLSYIIPLNGGLKSNELMKDLFIKLKDGTVKYTTLHISTDSEIGGQWVTGLPLVGQQSLSLVNYSMFNGEGNVQDLYWKAGNLALQQMTNTISVYAKKPTTAAFNEKLAKLEFLSDEHIAVVEGENNSQLPSKRILFLPQITTNEIQRHVLFAQLNAMYHFVDTPRWVKEVMVSYLTGSSFGGERATKIIQTLMNKMTDEQLAKWLEQLKALEGKEVTPSVLDEALSAVFGIHTSYFSMNTASKEIFPFLFNDKRTVYLNGEQQKSIDVIFKDGLVLYSAQDVLNGLGYTARKGPKGYYVESATRAFRFPNEPGFYVFNQRRYNTNSEPIVQIAGQYYIEETWLQRLFLVEVQKTEDNINLQTAEMEQEK from the coding sequence ATGAAATTTGCCATTAGCTTTTTCGTTATTTTAGTTACTACAATCAGTGCGCTGCTATTTATGCAGTTTCAGGTTTATTCAGATCATATTGATTTGAATGAGCATACATTTAATTATTCACAGGAAATTGAAATTGTTTATCGAGGAGAAAGCTTAGATATCCGCCATCATTTCAAAAATTTGCCGAATAGCGAAATTGCGATTGTTTGGCCAAATAAAGCGGAAAATGCAAGCTGCTTTATTGAAACAGAATATAGCTGCTCTCGTTTAAGTGAAGATTTAAACACATTTAATAGCGGAGAAAATGGTACGCAGTCGTTATCTTACATAATTCCTTTAAATGGTGGCTTGAAATCGAATGAATTGATGAAAGATTTATTTATTAAATTAAAGGATGGTACTGTCAAATATACAACATTGCATATTTCAACAGATAGTGAAATTGGTGGGCAATGGGTAACTGGCTTGCCGTTAGTTGGTCAACAATCATTGTCGCTTGTAAATTATTCAATGTTTAACGGAGAGGGCAATGTACAGGACCTGTATTGGAAGGCAGGTAATTTAGCATTACAGCAAATGACAAATACTATTTCTGTGTATGCGAAAAAACCGACTACTGCTGCTTTTAATGAAAAGCTAGCAAAGCTTGAATTTTTAAGCGATGAGCATATTGCCGTTGTAGAAGGGGAAAATAACTCACAGCTGCCAAGTAAGCGTATTTTATTTTTACCACAAATTACAACGAATGAAATTCAACGCCATGTCCTATTTGCTCAATTAAATGCGATGTATCATTTTGTTGATACGCCAAGATGGGTTAAGGAAGTAATGGTCAGCTATTTAACAGGTAGCTCATTTGGTGGAGAGCGAGCAACCAAGATTATCCAGACATTGATGAATAAAATGACAGATGAGCAGCTAGCAAAATGGCTTGAGCAGCTAAAGGCGCTAGAAGGCAAGGAAGTGACACCAAGCGTTTTAGACGAGGCACTATCTGCTGTCTTCGGCATTCACACATCATATTTTTCAATGAATACAGCTTCTAAAGAAATATTCCCATTCTTGTTTAATGATAAACGTACTGTTTATTTGAATGGAGAGCAACAAAAATCAATCGATGTAATTTTTAAAGATGGGCTTGTGCTATACTCTGCACAGGATGTATTGAATGGACTAGGCTACACAGCTAGAAAAGGTCCAAAAGGCTACTATGTTGAAAGTGCCACTCGCGCTTTCCGTTTCCCAAATGAACCAGGCTTCTATGTCTTTAACCAGCGACGTTACAATACAAATTCGGAGCCGATTGTTCAAATAGCTGGACAATACTATATAGAGGAAACATGGTTGCAGCGCCTATTTTTAGTTGAGGTGCAAAAAACAGAGGACAATATTAATTTACAAACTGCTGAAATGGAGCAGGAAAAATAA
- the coaD gene encoding pantetheine-phosphate adenylyltransferase — translation MAEKIAVVPGSFDPITNGHLDIINRAADVFDIVYVGVLNNSSKNPLFTIDERIHLIQEVTKNRPNIRVESSTGLLVDYAKEKGAQAIVRGLRAVSDFEYEMQITSMNRVLDESIETFFIMTKNQYSFLSSSIVKEVAKYGGNIAELVPPIVEQALKEKFNQK, via the coding sequence TTGGCTGAAAAAATTGCAGTAGTACCTGGAAGCTTTGACCCGATAACAAATGGACATTTAGATATTATTAATCGAGCAGCCGATGTTTTTGATATCGTGTATGTAGGGGTACTTAATAACTCATCGAAAAATCCTTTATTTACAATAGATGAGCGTATTCATTTAATTCAAGAGGTAACGAAAAATCGCCCAAATATTCGCGTCGAAAGCTCGACAGGCTTATTGGTGGATTATGCGAAGGAAAAAGGGGCACAGGCTATTGTCCGTGGCTTACGTGCGGTATCTGACTTTGAATATGAGATGCAAATTACATCGATGAACCGTGTGCTCGATGAAAGCATTGAAACATTTTTCATTATGACAAAAAATCAATATTCTTTCTTAAGCTCTAGCATTGTGAAGGAAGTAGCGAAATACGGTGGCAATATTGCTGAGCTCGTACCACCAATCGTAGAGCAAGCTTTAAAGGAAAAATTTAATCAAAAATAA
- a CDS encoding SepM family pheromone-processing serine protease, which translates to MKKRLAIIVVALLMFSFLTLYKLDSYIMSPGSAYDVSEFVNVQNGDTEDEGTFNLMTVSMMRATPLLYAVAFFNEHQEIMQLNTVRQKEEDEEEYNIRQLKLMTDSQFNALYVAFSKAGLDYNVTWKGVYVLNVLAGGAAEGIVKAGDEIVEVNGQRIQKQSELVEIISKAQKDDAVELVINRNNELLTKNVQLKEIPDSDGRVGLGIMFTESKSIKTDPKVKINAEDIGGPSAGLMFTLEILNQLLDEDLTKGYAVAGTGEMNEDGTVGRIGGIERKVIAADRDGMEIFFAPDDEITTEMRQYNPKVESNYAAAVKTAEDIGTKMKVVPVKTVDDVLAYLQALEPKK; encoded by the coding sequence ATGAAAAAAAGGTTAGCCATTATTGTAGTGGCTTTGCTCATGTTCAGTTTTTTAACGCTTTACAAGCTTGATTCGTACATTATGAGTCCTGGAAGTGCGTATGATGTTAGTGAGTTTGTAAATGTCCAAAATGGAGATACAGAAGATGAAGGAACATTTAATTTAATGACTGTCTCCATGATGAGGGCGACGCCGCTTTTATATGCAGTTGCTTTCTTTAATGAGCATCAGGAAATTATGCAGCTCAATACTGTACGTCAAAAAGAAGAAGATGAAGAAGAATATAATATTCGTCAATTAAAGCTGATGACAGATTCACAATTTAACGCACTTTATGTAGCCTTTTCAAAAGCAGGGCTAGACTATAATGTAACATGGAAAGGCGTCTACGTATTAAACGTGCTAGCTGGAGGTGCCGCTGAAGGTATCGTCAAGGCTGGGGATGAAATTGTTGAAGTGAATGGACAGCGCATACAGAAGCAATCAGAGCTAGTAGAAATTATTAGTAAGGCGCAAAAAGATGATGCTGTGGAGCTTGTTATTAATCGCAATAACGAATTATTAACGAAAAATGTACAGTTAAAGGAAATTCCTGATTCGGATGGGCGAGTAGGGCTAGGCATTATGTTTACAGAAAGTAAATCAATTAAAACCGATCCAAAAGTGAAAATCAATGCAGAGGATATCGGTGGACCTTCTGCAGGCTTGATGTTTACATTGGAAATTTTGAATCAATTATTAGATGAAGATTTAACAAAGGGTTACGCTGTTGCGGGAACAGGTGAAATGAATGAAGATGGTACCGTAGGGCGCATTGGTGGTATTGAACGAAAGGTGATCGCTGCAGATCGTGATGGTATGGAGATTTTCTTTGCGCCAGATGATGAAATTACAACAGAAATGCGCCAGTATAACCCTAAAGTCGAGTCCAACTATGCAGCTGCAGTTAAGACCGCAGAGGATATTGGCACAAAGATGAAAGTTGTCCCTGTTAAAACAGTGGATGATGTATTAGCTTATTTACAAGCACTAGAGCCGAAAAAATAA
- a CDS encoding glycerophosphodiester phosphodiesterase family protein: MGKKAKVALAIAAASAAVWAGSKAVAKPQKRQVKELLQGKPFIFAHRGGAHLAPEHTLLAFDKAAELGVDGFYVDLRLTKDEEIIAFTDETLERTSTAIGFVKDFTLAELQEINFGEKFEDLEGHKPFVNEHVTVVTLQKLFETYPDKKFILNIQDNPDTYEGSLIPSKLWRIIEEFNLAPQMIVTSPYQEQIDRFNLYAQNQIVLGANEGEATKAYTSFTSQFGHLFNPKVDVFTIPTKSALIAFDSTKFIQFLNGLNVAIFFKEVNDLVAMSRLLRTGSQGIVTDRPDLAQPILLKYKDE, translated from the coding sequence ATGGGGAAAAAAGCAAAAGTTGCACTTGCTATTGCAGCTGCAAGCGCAGCAGTTTGGGCTGGCTCTAAAGCGGTAGCAAAGCCACAAAAACGACAAGTAAAAGAGTTATTGCAAGGAAAGCCGTTCATTTTTGCACATCGTGGTGGTGCACATTTAGCACCAGAACATACGCTATTGGCGTTCGATAAAGCAGCTGAGCTAGGAGTCGATGGCTTTTATGTTGATTTACGTTTAACAAAAGATGAAGAAATTATTGCCTTCACCGATGAAACTTTAGAGCGTACATCCACTGCGATTGGTTTTGTAAAAGATTTCACATTAGCTGAGCTTCAAGAAATTAATTTCGGTGAGAAATTCGAAGATTTAGAAGGTCATAAACCATTTGTCAATGAACACGTTACAGTTGTCACATTGCAAAAATTATTCGAAACATATCCAGATAAGAAATTTATTTTAAATATTCAAGATAACCCTGACACATATGAAGGTAGCTTAATTCCTTCAAAGCTATGGCGCATTATTGAAGAATTTAACCTTGCCCCACAAATGATTGTCACAAGTCCTTATCAGGAGCAAATTGATCGCTTTAATTTATATGCACAAAATCAAATCGTGTTAGGTGCTAATGAGGGCGAGGCGACAAAAGCATACACATCCTTTACAAGCCAATTTGGACATTTATTTAACCCAAAGGTCGATGTGTTTACAATCCCAACAAAATCTGCGCTCATTGCATTTGATTCAACGAAATTTATCCAATTTTTAAATGGATTAAATGTTGCTATTTTCTTTAAAGAGGTCAATGATTTAGTGGCGATGAGCCGCTTATTACGCACAGGTTCACAAGGCATCGTGACAGACCGTCCAGACTTAGCACAGCCTATATTATTGAAATATAAAGACGAATAA
- a CDS encoding 2-hydroxyacid dehydrogenase gives MKKKLFITRKLPAHIVEPLHSYFDVAEWSEEEAVIPREKLLAAVKDCHALWVTLADQVDAELLAHAPNLQIVSTLSVGFNNIDMEAVRSRGIIATNTPDVLTETTADLVFALLLATARRIPEAERYLREGKWQGWYPLQLVGKDVGGATIGIIGLGRIGQAVARRASGFNMKVLYHNRSRKLVEEQQYGFHYKTLEDLLQESDFVVVMAPFSKETEGLIAERQLALMKKDAVLINAARGGIVDEVALYQALKDGKLWAAGLDVFEQEPIALSHPLLTLPNVVVLPHIGSASLQTRTAMMKLNVAALVAYAKGETVLNRVDS, from the coding sequence TTGAAAAAGAAATTATTCATTACACGCAAATTACCAGCACATATTGTGGAGCCGTTACATAGTTATTTTGATGTTGCTGAATGGTCTGAAGAGGAGGCTGTCATACCACGTGAAAAGCTTTTAGCTGCGGTGAAAGATTGTCATGCACTTTGGGTAACCTTAGCCGATCAGGTGGATGCAGAGCTTTTAGCACATGCACCAAACTTACAAATCGTTAGTACATTATCAGTTGGTTTTAATAATATTGATATGGAGGCAGTGCGTAGTAGAGGAATTATTGCAACGAATACACCAGATGTTTTAACAGAGACGACAGCAGATTTAGTATTTGCTTTATTATTAGCTACTGCACGTCGAATTCCAGAGGCGGAGCGCTATTTACGTGAAGGGAAATGGCAAGGCTGGTATCCATTACAGCTCGTTGGAAAAGATGTTGGTGGTGCTACTATTGGGATCATCGGATTAGGACGGATTGGTCAAGCTGTAGCGAGACGAGCATCAGGCTTTAATATGAAGGTGCTTTATCATAATCGCAGCCGTAAGCTTGTTGAAGAACAACAATATGGTTTTCATTATAAAACGCTTGAGGATTTGTTGCAGGAATCGGATTTTGTTGTCGTGATGGCACCATTTAGTAAGGAAACAGAGGGACTTATCGCTGAGCGACAATTGGCGCTGATGAAGAAAGATGCAGTATTGATTAATGCGGCACGTGGAGGTATTGTTGATGAAGTTGCGCTTTATCAAGCATTAAAAGATGGTAAGCTGTGGGCAGCAGGGCTAGATGTTTTTGAACAAGAGCCAATTGCTTTGAGTCATCCACTTCTTACACTACCAAATGTTGTTGTATTGCCTCATATAGGGAGCGCCTCCTTACAAACGAGAACAGCAATGATGAAATTAAATGTTGCAGCGCTAGTTGCTTATGCGAAAGGTGAAACGGTATTGAATCGAGTTGATTCATGA
- a CDS encoding YlbG family protein, translating to MNERQGLIVYVNQLKHAKSLRKYGHVHYISRRLKYVVMYCQRDEIEAITNKLQRLPFVKDVVESFRPFLKTEFENAKPDKAKEYDYKSGL from the coding sequence ATGAATGAAAGACAGGGACTTATTGTTTATGTTAATCAATTGAAGCATGCCAAATCTTTGCGTAAGTATGGTCATGTTCACTATATTTCAAGAAGGCTAAAGTATGTTGTTATGTATTGTCAGCGCGACGAGATTGAGGCAATTACAAATAAATTACAACGCCTTCCATTTGTGAAAGACGTTGTAGAGTCATTCCGCCCATTTTTAAAAACGGAATTTGAAAATGCAAAGCCTGATAAAGCGAAAGAATACGATTATAAATCAGGTTTATAG
- the rsmD gene encoding 16S rRNA (guanine(966)-N(2))-methyltransferase RsmD, with protein MRVVAGERKGMPLKAIDGTTTRPTTDKVKESIFNIIGPFFEGGVALDLFAGSGGLGIEALSRGADKAIFVEKDGRAFQVLQENIKKCRYDDVTELFRTDAMRAIKGLLKRDIVLDYVFVDPPYHKAMYYDLVAQLVENNKVATTGIIVCEHAKEVTLPESYGEFQLIRQEIYGAAVVSVYRCTKEEGEIVG; from the coding sequence ATGCGCGTTGTAGCAGGGGAAAGAAAAGGAATGCCGTTAAAGGCTATAGATGGCACAACGACGAGACCGACAACAGACAAGGTGAAAGAATCAATTTTTAATATTATCGGTCCGTTTTTTGAAGGCGGTGTCGCATTGGATTTATTTGCAGGCAGTGGAGGCCTAGGCATCGAGGCACTTAGTCGTGGGGCGGACAAGGCTATTTTTGTTGAAAAGGATGGACGTGCTTTTCAAGTGCTTCAGGAAAATATAAAAAAATGCCGTTATGATGATGTTACAGAGCTTTTCAGAACAGATGCGATGCGTGCAATCAAAGGCTTATTAAAGCGTGATATTGTACTTGATTATGTATTTGTGGACCCACCATATCATAAAGCAATGTATTATGATTTAGTTGCACAGCTTGTGGAAAATAATAAAGTAGCCACAACAGGTATTATTGTATGTGAGCATGCGAAAGAAGTTACACTACCTGAAAGCTACGGTGAATTTCAATTAATCAGACAAGAAATATATGGGGCAGCGGTCGTATCGGTTTATCGTTGTACGAAGGAAGAGGGAGAAATAGTTGGCTGA
- a CDS encoding UDP-N-acetylmuramoyl-L-alanyl-D-glutamate--2,6-diaminopimelate ligase, translating into MQLAELLKDWPCIVKGSIREQVTGIDDYAQNIQQGYIYVLRKGRKYNGQAFLQQAIRNGASAIIVEDDALLDLKLSIPIVWVPNSMQFLSFASAKLRNFPAEALTVIAVTGTNGKTTVSHFISQLLQIQGKSCVVIGTNGVFLNGERLLTSYESLTTLQAKQLQEVFQIAVRQGVEYAILEASSMGLAHHRLDDCAIDVGIFLNLSAEHIEDHGSLENYKKAKQRLAVLAKNVVLNGDDPFSRSVGINLKKKTVLFGSKGRVDMQWQLLTENEGHSTCCIQYKGEDHILVLPFVGEFQIQNIVAALATLYVLNFDIAQLIPGCLHVKLPEGRMQEITNDRGLRIIIDYAHTPAALKAVLQALKMERIRLVFSCGGERDKDKRRKMGTIASTYAYKIYLTTDNARNEKPSDINAQIKSGFYSEQPYEEIEDRARAIEKAICEARRGDVIVIAGKGHEQTQTIGSITIPFSDKECVENALKKLGCTE; encoded by the coding sequence GTGCAGCTAGCCGAATTGTTAAAAGATTGGCCGTGTATTGTAAAAGGCTCAATTCGAGAGCAAGTAACAGGAATTGATGATTATGCGCAAAATATTCAGCAAGGCTATATATACGTGCTGCGAAAAGGAAGAAAATATAATGGGCAGGCATTTTTACAGCAAGCAATCCGCAATGGAGCAAGCGCTATTATTGTAGAGGATGATGCACTACTCGATTTAAAACTGTCAATTCCAATTGTCTGGGTGCCAAATAGTATGCAGTTTTTATCATTTGCAAGTGCAAAGCTGCGGAATTTTCCAGCGGAGGCTTTAACCGTAATTGCAGTGACAGGAACAAATGGAAAAACGACGGTCAGCCATTTTATTAGTCAACTGCTGCAAATACAGGGGAAAAGCTGTGTCGTTATCGGAACGAACGGTGTGTTTTTAAATGGTGAGCGTTTACTTACTTCTTATGAATCTTTGACAACATTGCAGGCAAAGCAATTACAAGAAGTATTTCAAATTGCTGTACGTCAAGGTGTCGAATATGCCATTTTAGAAGCTTCCTCAATGGGCTTGGCGCATCATCGATTAGATGATTGTGCGATTGATGTTGGCATTTTTTTAAATTTATCAGCAGAGCATATTGAGGACCATGGCTCACTTGAAAATTATAAAAAGGCGAAGCAACGACTTGCCGTATTGGCGAAAAATGTCGTTTTAAATGGGGATGACCCATTTAGTCGCTCCGTTGGCATCAATTTAAAGAAAAAAACAGTGCTCTTTGGCTCAAAGGGACGAGTTGATATGCAGTGGCAGCTATTGACGGAAAACGAAGGACATAGCACATGCTGCATACAATACAAAGGTGAGGACCATATACTTGTGCTCCCATTTGTTGGTGAATTTCAAATTCAAAACATCGTTGCGGCACTTGCCACATTATATGTTTTAAATTTTGATATAGCACAGCTCATTCCAGGATGCTTGCACGTAAAATTGCCAGAAGGACGTATGCAGGAAATAACGAATGATAGAGGCTTGCGTATTATTATTGATTATGCGCATACACCAGCAGCTTTGAAAGCGGTGCTACAAGCATTAAAAATGGAACGGATACGCCTTGTTTTTAGCTGTGGTGGTGAAAGGGATAAAGATAAAAGGCGAAAGATGGGCACAATTGCTTCAACATATGCCTATAAAATTTATTTAACGACAGATAATGCAAGAAATGAGAAGCCATCTGATATTAATGCGCAAATAAAGTCAGGCTTTTATAGCGAGCAGCCGTATGAGGAAATAGAGGACCGAGCACGAGCGATTGAAAAAGCGATTTGCGAGGCAAGACGAGGCGATGTAATCGTCATTGCTGGGAAAGGGCATGAACAAACACAAACAATTGGCTCTATTACAATTCCATTTTCCGATAAAGAATGTGTGGAAAATGCCTTGAAAAAATTAGGCTGTACAGAATGA
- a CDS encoding DUF7147 family protein produces the protein MIQQFIELGQGYGDVFELCELMQTNKARIHRTFVFTSQKEGKTYASFALALQPAQESKFMPIYICREGIPYNEEKPTQRFEIFKQASEQVNQPIHYLEVKHSSNFTEPTLFYQYLIGILRLNHYIPAMHAL, from the coding sequence ATGATTCAACAATTTATCGAATTAGGGCAAGGCTATGGTGATGTTTTTGAGCTTTGTGAGCTAATGCAAACAAATAAAGCCCGCATTCATCGCACATTTGTCTTTACCTCACAAAAGGAAGGAAAGACGTATGCCTCCTTTGCGCTTGCACTTCAGCCTGCGCAAGAAAGTAAATTTATGCCGATTTACATATGCCGTGAAGGAATTCCTTATAATGAAGAAAAGCCGACACAACGCTTTGAAATTTTTAAACAAGCTTCTGAACAAGTAAATCAGCCAATACACTATCTTGAAGTAAAGCATTCTTCTAACTTTACCGAGCCGACTTTATTTTACCAATATTTAATTGGGATTTTGCGATTAAATCACTATATTCCTGCAATGCATGCACTATAA
- a CDS encoding nucleotidyltransferase — translation MQAVGVVVEYNPFHNGHAYHVQQAKKLTGANIVIAVMSGQFLQRGEPALVDKWSRTKMALASGVDLVIELPYVFSTAHAKQFAYGAISLLHAVGCKTFAFGSEDGRLQPFLDSFALIDRNRALYDALIKEYIATGISYPKALQQAYTTLQQQFPGAYIDLAKPNNILGFHYIEAAYSLNAEIQPVTITRIGAGYHDAIDEQSQIASATGIRQALFHKQTLQHVAQFVPSTTYQLLEEWQQTYKAFASWHAFWPFLRFAILRHTPEQLTMFPDVAEGIEHALIKHAKNARSFDDFMEKIKSKRYTWTRLQRILTHIYTGITKEQLHAHVTPSYIRLLGMTENGQRYLSIHKKHMTLPLISRVAAVQNTMLALDIQATTMYQQGLPCQTIHDDYNVPPIRK, via the coding sequence ATGCAGGCTGTCGGTGTTGTCGTGGAATACAATCCCTTTCATAATGGACATGCTTATCATGTGCAGCAAGCAAAGAAATTAACAGGGGCAAATATTGTGATTGCCGTCATGAGCGGGCAATTTTTACAACGTGGTGAGCCTGCACTTGTCGATAAATGGTCTCGTACAAAAATGGCACTTGCCAGCGGTGTTGACCTTGTCATAGAGCTTCCATATGTTTTCAGCACTGCGCATGCCAAACAATTTGCCTATGGAGCAATTTCTTTACTACATGCGGTAGGCTGTAAAACTTTTGCGTTTGGCAGTGAAGATGGCAGACTTCAGCCATTCCTAGATAGTTTTGCGCTTATTGATCGAAATAGAGCCCTCTACGACGCTCTAATTAAAGAATATATTGCGACAGGTATTAGCTACCCAAAGGCTTTACAACAGGCGTATACGACTTTACAGCAGCAATTCCCTGGAGCTTATATTGATTTAGCGAAGCCGAATAATATTTTAGGCTTTCATTACATTGAAGCGGCATATTCATTAAATGCCGAAATACAGCCTGTGACGATTACACGCATTGGTGCTGGCTATCATGATGCAATTGACGAACAAAGCCAAATTGCTAGTGCGACAGGTATACGTCAGGCCTTGTTTCACAAGCAAACTTTGCAGCATGTAGCACAGTTCGTACCATCTACTACCTATCAGCTTTTAGAGGAGTGGCAGCAAACATACAAAGCGTTTGCAAGCTGGCATGCTTTTTGGCCATTTTTGCGCTTTGCTATTTTACGCCATACCCCTGAGCAGCTAACAATGTTTCCAGATGTAGCAGAAGGGATTGAACATGCCCTTATAAAGCACGCTAAAAATGCAAGGTCATTCGATGATTTTATGGAAAAAATCAAATCAAAGCGCTATACGTGGACACGCTTACAAAGAATTTTAACACATATTTATACAGGCATTACGAAGGAGCAGCTTCATGCTCATGTCACACCTTCTTACATTCGATTACTTGGTATGACAGAAAATGGCCAGCGTTATTTGTCCATTCATAAAAAACATATGACATTGCCCTTAATTAGCCGTGTCGCTGCTGTTCAAAATACTATGCTAGCACTTGATATACAAGCGACAACGATGTATCAACAAGGTTTGCCATGCCAAACAATCCACGATGACTACAATGTGCCACCTATACGCAAGTAA
- a CDS encoding YlbF family regulator, with the protein MLMTSEWAFILDEADELSAMILSSEPVKRLKEAYAVVYTDVELASQIQAFGRMKEHYEDVQRFGKYHPDYHTIMKKIREQKRALDLDDRIAALKLAENDVQDLLDEISLIIGRSVSEAVKVPVSNPFFNSGSSCGTGCGTGGSCSCSA; encoded by the coding sequence ATGTTAATGACTTCTGAATGGGCATTTATTTTAGATGAAGCGGATGAATTAAGCGCGATGATTCTTTCTTCAGAGCCAGTGAAAAGGCTGAAAGAGGCATATGCAGTAGTTTATACAGATGTCGAGCTTGCTAGTCAAATTCAAGCATTTGGGCGAATGAAGGAGCATTATGAGGACGTGCAACGCTTCGGTAAATATCACCCAGATTACCATACAATTATGAAAAAAATACGCGAGCAAAAGCGAGCATTAGACCTTGATGATCGCATTGCTGCATTAAAGCTTGCAGAAAATGATGTGCAAGATTTATTGGACGAGATTAGCCTAATTATAGGGCGTTCCGTCTCAGAAGCGGTCAAAGTGCCAGTAAGCAATCCATTTTTTAATAGTGGTAGTAGCTGTGGCACAGGCTGCGGTACAGGTGGCAGCTGCTCTTGCTCAGCATAA
- a CDS encoding CAP domain-containing protein: protein MESLFRILIIVAFIGIIYYYAGPNAKQHDPLEGPNVVQQPILEEKDIVDSEQTLTRPIEGLSTYIGKQSKEILSTYGRPTRIDKTPFHYKWWVYHNQDGLKMFGIADDTVVQVYTNSPNMDVAPYEIGEMLGDIYRMTIIESEVTAQIDDNIYMFAMNDYDLHSRILVKFQDIFAQLYIDTETEKLIGVRFLDKETLVTHKPYEMQFIGEIINTPTPSSYHQKYIHQANVDQLLDLTNVFREQYGLQLLVSDPVIQELAMKNSENLFLRNATTQETEIEDISLKDRLTALDIQFKSASEITATTYIDVIEAMHGWLNSKEHRKVLLDEGFTHIGTGAYMDYYTQILITKNNRDLSGLQ from the coding sequence ATGGAATCCCTTTTCCGAATTTTAATTATTGTCGCCTTTATAGGTATTATATATTATTACGCAGGACCTAATGCCAAGCAGCATGATCCGCTAGAAGGACCGAATGTTGTCCAGCAGCCGATTTTAGAAGAAAAGGATATTGTCGATAGTGAGCAGACATTAACACGACCGATAGAGGGCCTATCAACGTATATTGGAAAGCAAAGCAAGGAAATCTTATCTACATACGGTCGACCTACACGCATTGATAAAACGCCTTTTCATTACAAGTGGTGGGTTTATCATAATCAAGATGGGTTGAAAATGTTTGGCATTGCGGACGATACTGTCGTGCAAGTTTATACGAATAGCCCCAATATGGATGTCGCTCCTTATGAAATTGGAGAAATGCTAGGAGATATTTATCGTATGACGATTATTGAATCGGAAGTGACAGCTCAAATTGACGATAATATTTATATGTTTGCGATGAATGATTACGATTTGCATAGTCGTATATTAGTGAAGTTTCAAGATATCTTTGCGCAGCTTTATATCGATACAGAAACAGAAAAATTAATAGGTGTCCGCTTTTTAGATAAGGAGACGCTCGTAACGCATAAACCTTATGAAATGCAATTTATTGGAGAAATTATTAATACGCCAACACCATCTTCTTATCATCAAAAATATATCCATCAAGCAAACGTAGACCAGCTTTTAGATTTAACAAATGTGTTTCGAGAGCAGTATGGTTTACAGTTGCTTGTAAGCGACCCAGTAATTCAGGAGTTAGCGATGAAAAATAGCGAGAATTTATTTTTACGAAACGCGACAACGCAAGAAACAGAGATTGAGGATATTTCCTTAAAGGATCGTCTTACTGCTCTAGATATTCAATTTAAATCAGCAAGTGAAATAACTGCTACGACCTATATCGATGTCATTGAGGCGATGCATGGCTGGCTTAATTCAAAAGAGCATCGCAAAGTATTGCTTGATGAAGGCTTTACACATATTGGTACAGGTGCATATATGGATTATTATACGCAAATATTAATCACAAAAAATAACCGAGATTTGTCTGGGCTACAGTAG